In Polaribacter sp. L3A8, a genomic segment contains:
- a CDS encoding glutaminase: MENYKEVIECVYADVKNVADIGKVANYIPELAFVDPSNFGVAVTTIDKESFGVGDFDKKFSVQSITKILSLTLAYKFEGIKLWDRVDVEPSGNPFNSLLQLEADLGKPRNPFINAGAIVVCDVLVSHLNNPKEDFLDFCKDISNIPTLKYNEKVAQSEKSSGYRNVALCNFIKSFGNIKNDVDVVLDFYFHMCSLEMTCKELSKIFLYLTIDNFTTQKGEKVITESQTKRINAIMLTCGFYDESGEFAFRVGLPGKSGVGGGIVAIHPDKYCIAVWSPKLNIKGNSYKGMLFLEKFTSKTTSSIF, translated from the coding sequence ATGGAAAATTATAAAGAAGTAATTGAATGCGTTTATGCTGATGTAAAAAATGTAGCTGACATTGGTAAAGTAGCCAATTACATTCCTGAATTGGCATTTGTAGATCCATCTAATTTTGGCGTTGCTGTTACAACTATTGATAAAGAATCTTTTGGTGTTGGCGATTTTGACAAAAAGTTTTCGGTACAAAGTATTACTAAAATTCTTTCATTAACCTTAGCTTATAAATTTGAAGGCATAAAATTATGGGACCGAGTAGATGTAGAACCTTCTGGAAATCCGTTTAACTCTTTATTACAATTAGAAGCAGATTTAGGAAAACCTAGAAACCCTTTTATAAATGCTGGCGCAATTGTGGTTTGCGATGTATTGGTCAGTCACCTTAACAACCCAAAAGAAGACTTCTTAGACTTCTGTAAAGATATTTCTAACATTCCTACTTTAAAATATAACGAGAAAGTAGCACAATCGGAAAAAAGTTCTGGGTATAGAAATGTTGCGCTTTGTAATTTTATAAAATCTTTTGGAAACATTAAAAATGACGTAGATGTAGTCTTAGACTTTTACTTTCACATGTGTTCTTTAGAAATGACCTGTAAAGAACTTTCAAAAATATTTTTATATCTAACGATTGATAATTTTACAACACAAAAAGGAGAAAAAGTAATTACAGAAAGTCAAACAAAAAGAATTAACGCCATTATGCTTACTTGTGGTTTTTATGATGAATCTGGTGAGTTTGCTTTTCGTGTTGGACTACCTGGTAAAAGTGGTGTTGGAGGCGGAATTGTTGCCATTCACCCAGATAAATACTGCATTGCTGTTTGGAGTCCGAAGTTAAACATCAAAGGAAATTCTTATAAAGGAATGTTGTTTTTAGAGAAATTTACCTCAAAAACTACTTCTTCTATTTTTTAG
- a CDS encoding M56 family metallopeptidase — MINYILQVILFQVLFLAIYDFFLSKETFFTKNRWYLISTPIVSFILPFIKIPTFQKAVPKEFIIYLPEIVLSPEKVIQDVFQETSLYQSINYVHLLFWFGFSLFLILFLIKLFKITNLIRKSEVVKKANHTLVLIPNQTKAFSFFNFIFLGKEIPISQQTQIIAHELVHSNQKHSLDLLFFEFLKIMMWFNPMIFIYQKRITLIHEYISDEVAAKSETKEIYINNLLSNFFQVENIAFVNQFYKKTLIKKRIIMMKKKQSKKMNQLKYLLLIPVLASMLFYTSCVSNDSTKESEIELLKVENQQLRDSLSVKNKQLEISSKLARYKRDTKNNISPDGSVSFMIIDKAPTFPGCEPGDKACFSKMVQKHFIKNFNSELPNTLGLESGKKRVFIGFRIDKEGNVVDVDSRAPHPDIKEEVIRVMNMLPKVAPGEQDGKTVGVKYSIPFTIVIE; from the coding sequence ATGATCAATTATATTCTACAAGTCATATTATTTCAAGTATTGTTTTTGGCTATTTATGATTTCTTTCTAAGTAAAGAAACCTTTTTTACTAAAAACAGATGGTATTTAATTAGTACACCAATTGTATCTTTCATTTTACCGTTTATTAAAATTCCTACGTTTCAAAAAGCGGTTCCAAAAGAGTTTATTATTTATTTACCAGAAATCGTTTTATCACCAGAAAAAGTAATTCAGGATGTTTTTCAAGAAACGAGTTTGTATCAATCTATAAATTATGTACACCTGTTATTTTGGTTTGGTTTCAGTCTTTTTTTGATACTTTTTTTAATAAAATTGTTTAAAATAACAAACCTAATTAGAAAAAGCGAAGTTGTAAAAAAAGCGAATCACACTTTAGTTTTAATACCGAATCAAACCAAGGCATTTTCTTTTTTCAACTTTATTTTTTTAGGGAAAGAAATTCCAATTTCTCAACAAACACAAATTATAGCACATGAACTAGTGCATAGTAATCAAAAGCATTCTTTAGATTTATTATTCTTCGAATTTTTAAAAATCATGATGTGGTTTAACCCAATGATTTTTATTTATCAAAAGAGAATAACACTCATTCACGAGTATATTTCTGACGAAGTAGCTGCAAAGTCTGAAACAAAAGAAATTTATATCAATAATTTGCTATCCAACTTTTTTCAAGTTGAAAACATTGCCTTTGTAAATCAATTTTATAAAAAAACCTTAATTAAAAAAAGAATTATTATGATGAAAAAGAAACAATCAAAAAAAATGAATCAGTTAAAGTATTTGTTACTAATTCCGGTATTGGCGAGTATGTTATTTTATACTTCTTGTGTATCTAATGATAGTACAAAAGAATCTGAAATAGAATTGTTAAAGGTAGAAAATCAACAATTAAGAGATTCGTTAAGTGTTAAAAATAAACAGTTAGAGATTTCATCTAAACTTGCTAGATATAAAAGAGATACTAAAAATAATATTTCTCCAGACGGTTCTGTTTCATTTATGATCATAGATAAAGCACCAACTTTTCCAGGTTGTGAGCCTGGAGATAAAGCTTGTTTCTCAAAAATGGTGCAAAAACATTTTATTAAAAACTTCAATAGTGAATTACCAAATACTCTTGGTTTAGAATCAGGTAAAAAGAGAGTGTTTATTGGTTTTAGAATAGATAAAGAAGGTAATGTTGTAGATGTAGATTCAAGAGCTCCACACCCAGATATTAAAGAAGAAGTGATTAGAGTTATGAATATGTTGCCGAAAGTAGCACCTGGCGAACAAGACGGTAAAACGGTGGGTGTAAAATATTCCATTCCATTTACAATAGTAATTGAATAA
- the lysS gene encoding lysine--tRNA ligase encodes MQLSEQEVVRREKLVKLRALGINPYPADLYPIDSNSAKIKQDYAEGKKVIIAGRLMSINIQGKASFAQLQDGEGRIQVYFNRDEICTGEDKALYNDVFKKLLDLGDFVGIEGELFTTKVGEKTVRVKNFTLLSKSLKPLPLPKVKDGVTYDAFTDPELRYRQRYADLVVNPHVKEVFIKRTKLFNAMRSFFNDAGYFEVETPVLQPIPGGAAARPFITHHNSLDIPLYMRIANELYLKRLIVGGFDGVYEFSKNFRNEGMDRTHNPEFTAMEIYVSYKDYNWMMDFAEQLLEHCAIAVNGTSEATFGEHKIDFKAPYARVTMADSIKHFTGFDITGKTEDEIRAAAKGMNIPVDETMGKGKLIDEIFGEKCEGNYIQPTFITDYPKEMSPLCKEHRDNPELTERFELMVCGKEIANAYSELNDPIDQRERFEHQLKLAQKGDDEATEFIDEDFLRALEYGMPPTSGMGIGMDRLIMFLTNNQSIQEVLFFPQMRPEKKATAVELNADEKAVLAIVTKAEKIDLNDLKVKSGLSNKKWDKTIKGLTKHKVAKVTKTDDGLFVELV; translated from the coding sequence ATGCAATTATCAGAACAAGAAGTTGTACGTAGAGAAAAGCTCGTAAAATTACGCGCTTTAGGCATCAATCCTTATCCTGCAGATTTATATCCAATAGATTCAAATTCAGCAAAGATAAAGCAAGATTATGCTGAAGGAAAAAAGGTAATTATTGCTGGTAGACTAATGTCTATTAACATACAAGGAAAAGCTTCTTTTGCACAATTACAAGACGGAGAAGGTAGAATACAAGTGTATTTTAACCGTGATGAAATTTGTACTGGTGAGGATAAAGCCTTGTACAATGATGTTTTTAAAAAATTACTAGATTTAGGTGATTTTGTAGGGATTGAAGGAGAATTGTTTACCACTAAAGTGGGAGAAAAAACAGTACGTGTTAAGAACTTTACATTGTTAAGTAAGTCTTTAAAACCATTGCCTTTACCAAAAGTAAAAGACGGTGTTACTTATGATGCTTTTACAGATCCTGAATTACGCTACAGACAACGTTATGCAGATTTAGTAGTAAACCCACACGTAAAAGAGGTGTTTATAAAAAGAACAAAATTGTTTAACGCAATGCGTTCTTTCTTTAATGATGCTGGTTATTTTGAAGTTGAAACTCCGGTTTTACAACCAATTCCTGGAGGTGCAGCAGCAAGACCTTTTATAACGCATCATAACTCATTAGACATTCCGTTATACATGAGAATTGCCAATGAATTGTATTTAAAAAGATTAATTGTTGGTGGTTTTGATGGTGTGTATGAATTCTCTAAAAACTTTAGAAATGAAGGAATGGACAGAACTCATAACCCTGAATTTACAGCCATGGAAATCTATGTATCTTACAAAGATTACAATTGGATGATGGATTTTGCAGAGCAACTTTTAGAGCATTGTGCTATTGCAGTAAACGGAACTTCTGAAGCTACTTTTGGTGAACACAAAATAGACTTTAAAGCGCCTTATGCCAGAGTTACAATGGCAGATTCTATTAAACATTTTACTGGTTTTGATATTACTGGTAAAACAGAAGATGAAATTAGAGCTGCTGCAAAAGGCATGAATATTCCTGTGGATGAAACAATGGGAAAAGGAAAGTTAATTGATGAAATTTTTGGTGAAAAATGTGAAGGAAACTACATTCAGCCAACTTTTATTACCGATTATCCTAAAGAAATGTCTCCGCTTTGTAAAGAACACAGAGACAACCCAGAATTAACAGAGCGTTTTGAGTTAATGGTTTGTGGTAAAGAAATTGCCAACGCATATTCTGAATTAAATGACCCAATTGACCAACGTGAGCGTTTTGAGCACCAATTAAAATTAGCTCAAAAAGGAGATGATGAAGCAACTGAGTTTATTGATGAAGATTTCTTAAGAGCGTTAGAATACGGAATGCCTCCAACTTCTGGAATGGGAATTGGAATGGACCGTTTAATTATGTTTTTAACCAACAACCAATCTATACAAGAAGTTTTATTCTTCCCTCAAATGAGACCAGAGAAAAAAGCGACTGCAGTAGAATTGAATGCTGATGAAAAAGCTGTTTTGGCAATTGTTACCAAAGCAGAAAAAATAGATTTAAACGACTTAAAAGTAAAATCTGGTTTGTCTAACAAAAAATGGGATAAAACCATTAAAGGTTTAACAAAACATAAAGTTGCAAAGGTTACTAAAACAGACGATGGTTTGTTTGTGGAGCTTGTTTAA
- a CDS encoding BlaI/MecI/CopY family transcriptional regulator, translating to MSKQLTKAEEQIMQVLWDLKEASVKEVIEKLPEPKPAYNTVSTIVRILETKEFVGHKPVGRGFIYHPIIEKEAYSNQSLHKLMNGYFDGSFKSMVSFFVKENKMDVAELESILKEVNKGK from the coding sequence ATGAGCAAACAATTAACAAAAGCAGAAGAGCAGATTATGCAAGTCTTATGGGATTTAAAAGAAGCTTCTGTAAAGGAAGTGATAGAAAAATTACCGGAACCAAAACCTGCATATAATACCGTTTCTACCATTGTTAGAATTTTAGAAACCAAAGAATTTGTTGGGCATAAACCTGTAGGAAGAGGATTTATCTATCATCCTATTATTGAAAAAGAAGCCTACAGTAACCAGAGTTTACACAAATTAATGAATGGTTATTTTGATGGTTCTTTTAAAAGTATGGTTTCCTTTTTTGTAAAAGAAAATAAAATGGACGTTGCGGAACTAGAATCTATTTTAAAGGAAGTGAATAAAGGGAAGTAA
- a CDS encoding DUF456 domain-containing protein, which yields MDIFLLLLGFLFVCLGIIGAFLPILPGPLTSWVGLLLLHFTKIIPMDWTFLGITLAVAILIWILDYFIPGMGTKRFGGTKYGVYGTTIGLFVGLFSPIPFGMLIGAFLGAFVGELLYDSKDTNRALKASFGAFIGFLASATIKFSIAAIYFVLFIIQFWEFKGSFF from the coding sequence ATGGATATATTTTTATTACTATTAGGATTCCTTTTTGTTTGCTTAGGCATTATTGGCGCTTTTTTACCCATTTTACCCGGACCTTTAACAAGTTGGGTAGGTTTACTTTTATTACATTTTACTAAAATAATTCCGATGGATTGGACTTTTTTAGGAATTACATTAGCCGTGGCCATTTTAATTTGGATTCTCGATTATTTTATACCTGGCATGGGCACAAAACGTTTTGGCGGCACAAAATATGGAGTTTACGGTACTACAATTGGCTTATTTGTAGGCTTGTTCTCTCCTATTCCGTTTGGAATGTTAATTGGCGCTTTTTTGGGTGCTTTTGTAGGAGAACTACTTTATGATAGCAAAGACACAAACAGAGCTTTAAAAGCTTCTTTCGGTGCATTTATTGGGTTTTTAGCTTCAGCTACCATTAAATTTTCTATTGCAGCGATCTATTTTGTGCTATTTATAATTCAGTTTTGGGAATTTAAAGGAAGCTTTTTTTAA